A segment of the Crassostrea angulata isolate pt1a10 chromosome 10, ASM2561291v2, whole genome shotgun sequence genome:
CCCTTCCTAAATCATATGATGTGAGTTGGAAAGAAAgcgatttatatcatttatggCAAAAGTTGTCATTTCTTTCAGACATAGCTACATCATCCGTGAAATCCCTCGAAAGAACCGCGTCGCAATAAATTGTACGATGTATAGTTCATAACTGTCATTTATGTAAATAAGTAATCGACTATGTTCTTTTCCCTTTTTCCGCTGAAATCTACATTTGTTGATTCAATCTTAGCGTTGATCAATATCACGTATTGCTTTATTTCACTTGTTTCCAAAAAATCACTCCTGGTCCCTTTGTGGTTACAATTAGGCCTAGTCTTTGAGAAATTGAAAGCCATATTCCCGTTCTGATGGACTTCAGTGATGCATTTTACGCCGGACTTTTCTAAGCCAgtgaaaatcaattttcttaGCCGTCAAATACGTTATTCAACATTGCAGATAAAGAAACACATCCATGCTAGATTATTACAGTGTTTGAGATGCCCATAGGGACCCGAGATCGCGAGGGTGAGAAAATAGTAATCACATTTGGCGTCGCTACTAGTTTTGAAACACGCTAATTCTAGAAACCAGGCAGGGAAATCCACGAAGTCTCTCAGAAGACAAATTGGCAGACATTGGCTCAATAACGATAGCTATAATCGTCATTTGGGTTATTGTTTGGGAGCTGTTGACGTTTAAAGATGCGATATTTAAATTGGTTTTTTGTTATGTATGATCCCCCAGATGAATAGAGTTATGTACAACATGTATCTTTTCCAATCGGGATTTTATCATCAACGTTTAATTAGCCTGATTATAACAATTTAGGAATGAAAAAAACCTTTATTTATATGGAAAtatgtatctttattttaaaaatacagtcaAACCATTTTGTttggcaaaaataaaaaaaggaaaaaaattaattaataaataacttcataaaatccATCCCCATTTGGTTTCCGCcacgaaattttgaaaacaagaaattaaCGTTTCGCTGCATTTGGTTCAGCACTTTTGCAAAACGGAATACCTGTGATTAGCGATTGCATAATTTGTTCTGTTCCATTTTTCAGTGcatatttttgttgatgataGACATGCTAAACTATTTAACGTTCTTTAAAGACATTGTGAGGGATAAAAAAGCTTGGAACATGACATCTAGTGATATACATATTAATAAAGAGGTCAAGGATCGTCTTAACATAATGAGGCCCTGTACAGAGAATtactaaaaatgtttttccaATTCAAcgcggattttaaaacatttacactatatttattttacatggcaATTATTTAAACGAAAAGTTACCTTCCTTATCAAACGTAGCTACTAGTAGcttaaatgaaatttcaatcagaaacttttaattaattaaaagttaGACTACAATACACGTTTTTTCTCAGCTTTATTTGGGTTCAATTTAATAATAACAACAACCTACATACTTCATAACCGAGTAGCATTACTACGCACGTAGAAATCTTCAGAAACACGATCTAACTAATAAAAATCCATTATCTATAAATGGCTTACTCGTGGACGGGAGGCTCTCGCCAAGTGGACAGTTAAATGGAGAAGAATAGATTTGTTTCTGAATTATTTGCTGAAGCCTCCCCTGACCCCTGTCCCTCCTTCTCTCGCTTTAACAAACTAGATATGACAAATTGATCAGATACATCAAGACAGTTTTCGGAACTCATCTGGATAATATCTCGCACCATCGAGAGTCGCCAGCAAGAACGAAGACAAATTGGCCCGCTCTTGATAATCatgaaggagagagagagagagcacatcGCTTCTCCTTGCTAGGATCaatttataatttcaatttaagaCCATCGCTCTTTATCTCAATGATGTTTTAAGTAAATGAAGTTGttatttcgggggggggggggggggtaatttccTTCAAAAGACCATGTTGCAAGATAATGCCTACTGATTGGCTACCTGGTAGGCGGTTTCAAAAGTTCTGTGTGTATACTACATACAATACGAAAAGCGTTTTACGGTTCTGGACAATATGAGGCACAGTTTTCAGTGGGGCCCAATGAGTGTTTTGCTgaagcattatttttttttttagcataaatTGATGTTCACAGACACTTGCACATATTGTAGATGGAtttcatatttctttataatttttccattttacgacgaaattaaagaaaatgtacatgaatattattatttagAAACCCAATACATTATCGATGAAAAATGCCCCCTTGTCGTCTGAATAAGTGGTCAAAATTAAGCAtagatttgttttatatatgattTCGGGTATCTCCAAGATTATCATCTTTGATATTATTATTCTttcgttatatatatatactcggGCGTTATATGCACCATAATTTGATCCACAGAAAATTTTAGTGACGTTATTTTTCCGCACATTACCGTGTCTTGGTTATTACCAATATGATGGAAATACGTATATTACTAATACCCGAGTAAGTTATGGactaaaacaaatcaaaacttatccaatttgattaaaatcagctgTTCTGATCTGAACAGCTGATTTTATTCacatctgattttaatcagattgaaaattatcaataactataatcatgaaattttatgaACATGTATAGCATGCGGCGTCTTACCATTGATACGTTCCCAAGTatcaagtttgttgatatacatGGACAACTAAAACGCAActgaacaaataaacaaaacaaacctaTTTCATTTCTGTAATTTATTACGTTGAAACTGAACTcattgaatgatttttattataaGAATGATTGGTTGAAGAATATTTAGATATGTGCATGTACTgaattatacaattattaaccCATGTACATAATCTAAAATCTATAGCAAAAATACATTGTTCAGAAAATTAGAAAATCTAAAAAGGTAATCCTAttgcatgcatatttttattgttaattataaGGAGCCTCAGTGGTCAACTAATTAACTATCAGACCCAcctaatattttcaaaaatggtttGCGTAGCAATTAactattattatcaattttcttaactttaaaatttgaatgttttactATATCTTTTTAGAACTCTTCTTTAAAGGAGATTTAtgtagtctaaaaatggccacgaccatacAGCCCTCCTAAAATCAATTCAGGCATCTTGTGCATACTTAATGAATTCTTCTCTAAGATATCGTAGTGTCAAATTTCGTTTCATTTcagacacgtagcatcgtttttgaaagtgagggggaggggggggggcagactcatccaaaaaaatcttgacaagtaaataaaaataagaggttactttacaaaatcatgaaactcctaatccgtggggggggggggggggggggggggggtattttctttaaatacaatttcagtgtttatttccttattttcaattcaaatatttacatggtcccataaaagttggggggggggggggggggggactccatgttacttcaattttttgtatgtaaatttaagaaaaatctttgctgcgcaaaaaGTGGGGTGGGGGCAGGCCCCgtcccccgatgctacgtgcctgcatttGCAACTAAgaacatattcattttaaaaataacaaaagaaaagttttaaTCTAATTCCTAAAATTCAGacatgtaatattaattttaagtgTGAAATctcttattgaaaaaaaacagaTGAAAGTACCTGTAAAAAGAAATGACTTTTAAATTGCCAACACTtcgtgaaaatatttcattctctGGCTTTAGGTaatatacatgtgcattattcAAACGTCGACAATCATGCACTCACACGTGTAAATTCATTTGATTATAGTATGAGGACAACACCATGTAACATACcttttttttaagcattgtttttttccacaaattttaaattcttctgTGTAAgaaatgtatgtaaatataacaatagcacaatgaaaagataaattttaaaagtcttGACATCACCTTGTACATTGTAAGCACTAGCTGATGATTTTTGACACAGGTGCGTTATACATAAATACTtatatgtttaatttgtaaatatagcGTGCGTTGTACTACGAGAAGGAcagataaactttttttttttagatttattcaattaatcATCCATGAATGAATCAGTAAAAAATGGATTAAGCAATtctataaattatttgattttagaattatctatattttaaataagtaaGGCATTAAATGATCACTGTTTATGAAAAGTGAGTAATTGAACATACTGTAAATTACATAAGATACCATCTAAAAAAAAGTAATCCAAAATATGCATCATTTTAGACACAAAGCTGCAAACTTTGGAGACTAACTATTGCAATTTCAAATGTTAAGtgacaaacaatttaaacataGGGTCCTCCATGTTAAAGAATTACAATGCCATGCGAAGAAAACGTTTTCCATAATTCACACACAtcaattaaaatcaatcaaaaatctTTCGCACCGTTTTTTCTCCTATGAATTTGAAGGCGCATCAAACCCTGGTGTACACTTGGCCCTGCCTTGGGCTGGGGGTAAAGACAAACCCTGGACCCCTTGCAACCGATTATACGACATGAGGGGGTCAAAACATGCCGATGGGGGTGTGGCGGTTGGGTTCATGTAGGCCACCATCCGTCTCATCTCTTCCAGGGCGTTTGCCTGAATCAGGATATAGTTTTTCGCCAGCAACAAGGTGGCTATTTTAGACAACTTTCTGACAGACGGACTATGTGCGTACGGTATAACCGACCGGAGTTCGTCCAAAGCATCGTTCAAATCGTGCATTCTACGTCTTTCACGTGCGTTTATGCTCAGCCGCGCGTTTTTCTCCACTTTTCCTCTTCTTTGCTTGTGTTTGATAGTTATTTGGTCTTCGGCGTATTCCTCGGATAAATTCTCGAACTGTCGTCTGCTGACTGAAGGAAAGGAAAATCCCCTATCACTATCCTCACTGTTTTCTTCGATGTCTATGTTTGTGGATCCACAGTCCGAATCCGTACTGTGCTGTGTTGCACACTCCCCTTGAGAAAAATCGAGGTTGTTTGAAAAACTTCTAAAATCGTTTCTTATATGGTGAAAGTCTCCTTTCGTCGCGGTATCCAATTCACATTCTTGTTTTTCTTGATCTTTGGAAATCCTTTCATCCAtagtatgataaaaaaaaaactcaccaTGAAatttaatcagtacactgaaaaattatgataataaattagttttttaaagatacacaAAAAAGTTCGCTGGTTTCTTCTTACTAAAACTTTGGATGTGTCTATTACCGCGATACACTCAAAGGACGATAAAACGCTATCTGCAATTTCAGATTGATTGAACACTTTGCATGTAGTTGATTCGTCAAAGCACCCCCTTTGATTGGTGGGATGTTCCCCGGTTGGACCCCCCTGCTTTGATTCAGTGCGCAGATGAGCAGCGAGGGGAGATGGCGATTATTCGAAGCCAATGGATGATTTCGGCTAACGCCAGATTTATTGGGTAGGGGGCGGTCCGAATCATCTCATGTCCCAAAGGATATCTCTGAATATTTCTCGATCTTCAAGAAAATGACTTGATTTGTATATTGCAATTTGTaagtatttatttcaatttaaaatcattaaacatatttttttattgttaaaatttgaatatattttcagtgctattttcattttatttttcagatgtTTTTGCTTTTAATGTTTTGATTCTACTTACTTCAGTTAAATTTCGTCTGCAACTATGAAATccttaaaataagaaaatttaaatgtatCCTTATACttcatttcaaagaaatttattTACAGTGAAGGAAACTGGTGCGAATTCTGATGATGGTGTCTATCTACTTACGTTTCTGCTATTTACTTATTAGAATTATCACAGTAATTTGGTGAGTTTGTGGTGCGGTTACGGTAAATCAGCGAGACTCTGTATAgatgattaatatttatattgacaTAAATTGTGGCACATATATGTAAATTAGTTACAGAGTGATTACTAGATTTTGCCAGATTCACAAATCCCCATaatatattctctctctctctctctctctctctctctctctctctctctctctctctctctctctctctctctctctcgtctcAATTTACAAACGGTCTTACATACCTTTCAGCGTGTAATATGCCTTAGCATGTGTTTGGATCAAAACGCAATCAGCTCTTATTACAATGTCACAGGAACAGATGATATCAAAATAGGAGATGCATTTTAATACCAAGAGCACTAATTTTgtcattaatttcaaatattttgacaataaaCATGGATTTACTGACGGGCGTCTAAGCGCTGGGTGGACAGAACATTTCAGCATTTGAATGGCCATATGCTACAGTCTGCTCGGCTTTCAAATTTAATGCCTACTTTTCAAGTGTCCTcttttataatgaaaatgaaCAAATGATGGAAACGCGCCGAATGAAACGGGGAGTCATAATGCGATTTTCAGGCCCCCGTGAGGTCTTGACAAAGAATCGTTTAGGCGAGTAATTGCTTTTTGTTGGATGTCCCGTTcgcgaaaaaataaattgaatatttatgaaGTTTTCGCAAgttaacttttaattttttgcgGGATTTCATGCGGATGgttattgtaaaaatgttgtttaaaattccCCCTGGGTCGGTTTGGGGGTAATTTTACGAGGATCAAACGGTTTTAAGCGTCACACTGTTTCGCTAcagcttttaatgattttgtaataaaaagGGAAACGTACAATAGCTAATACAGCTTGATgagtaacaaaaaataattgggAGAATAGACTGTGAAAAGACAGCATGCAATAAaagtaatgttaaaaaaaagtttaagcgATTAAATTCATTGCTATGAATTCGACATCtttcatgttttatatatagCCATTATTGTAAATTAATTGATCTGTAATTATTCAAGTACTGAAATTCTCGAGTTGTTCACTTTCCCTGCGTGTGTAACAAACATCAATATCTGAGAGCTAGGATTTTGGCATTGAGatcataataattaataaattatcaaaataatttgacaAGACTATGTCAGCAGAGTTGATAATATCAAACCTTCTTATCAATCTCTTCATAGATATCCTGCATAAGCAAAtaaagttacatttttttttaccgtaCATAATCAAATGAATTTGTAATTTTCTTCCCGTGCATAATCAAATgaattagtaattttcttccCGTGTATGAACAAACGAtgttgtatatgtatatttttcagaaatgttCGCAACACTCTTACAGGTAACAAACaaatgtttgatttaattaCCATGCCCACTCTTTGAATTGCCATACCCttagaaaaattatctaaatatttttaaagtttctttcaatttaaaaaagtgtagcatttattttcttatacaCAGACCGGAATCGCATAATTCTAGTtccggtaatgtacagtccagACCGGAACTCTACATACTTTGTGTTTGATTCCGGGTTTGAAACCGGTAGATTGTACTTTCTATATTGTTGAGACTGTGGCATTACATAGGATGTTATTTATTTGGGTATACAtacattaatgtattttttacaaaaatcaatttataaagaattaaggacatacaaaattaaaatactgaGTTATGACTAAAAGTTAAAACCCAAAAGTGGGTTGTACATATACGTATGAACTATAAAATTTGCAAAACTATGCGATGCattctgtattttaatttccaATTTCTAGAAATGATATTTTAGCTATATTAGTTTGTCCTGAAATCAtcaatatttgagaaaaaacaaaccaatttcagtttaatcaaattggCGTATTGTTGGTTTTATTCTcaaatcattatatagaaataaagcATGTGTTTTCCATTCAAAGACATACATATACTGGAGTACCTGCATGTATATGCTATGATCGGGGCGTGgccaaatccaataaagcccgatgGTCTTTATGATCAGATGGGTTTAATCTCGCCATGACCGCGATggtcacctcataatatttaagaattgattccttattccttatatttatataattttcagcaatagTACGAATAGATATTAAATTATTGACATTTTACGTTATTTTCATATCGTATAATTACTCAAACCCCGCATATAGCCCCAATAGTGCGTGATTTGCGTCActgatgaaatgtattgaacTATACGTTCTAGTATTACGAATTGATTCATAGCGTTATCACTGACAAAGACTAGGAAATGATAATATGAGAGAATAAGATGCAGTCATTCTATTTAATTCAATCACAGGGGTTTGTGTATAAAGCATCGTTTGAGAAGTGCGTAATTcggaaggaaaaaaatatttttccttcgAGGTACACACCTTTTTAacgatgttatttttttctacacaaTCCCCTGTGATTCAACCTGTATTCAAAATCTGACATGACCATTAAACaaagacttattgtttttgtgtaCTTGGAAACCaacaataaaagttaaaaaaaaaattgtgttgcTGGCGAAAGCAGAGTCCGATATCAGTTGTTTTTTTCATCCAATGGATAAAAATTTGTTCAGAAGTATACATCTAGCAAGTGAATTGATCTATTGTTCTGgggttgttgatttttttttgaaaaaatatatgaaatattaattttcttcaaGGCGGTATGACTTATCTTTTCCTTGATCTTTATATAATGCCCCGCCCCTTCCCTAAGCTGGGAAATGCAGTATTCTTTTATTGCAAttcttttttccttttctaTACATCATCGTCAGTCAGAGAAATCAACACGAATTGCATGTTTAAATACCGAagaaaaaatttgtttgcatgggTCAAGTTAAAATAAGGGAAAAATATTCAGCCCTAGTGTGGTTTAGTTTCATAATGAGAGAATGTAAACGACTTACCGTGTCACCCCACCTAGGTGAATTTCGTGTATATCAGAATCTTTTAATCAACTGTTCTTTGTTATCAAAAACCTCATGTAGGCGGTTGATTTTTATGCTGAAATGCgagacatacatgtagttggtaatttaaaattaaagcaaGTTTTGAAAGTGAATTCAGGATCCGGTTGTATCATTTTAACACAGAAGGCAAGATAAATAAACAGTAAACATTTAAATACTTTCGTACGTATACTGTGTTTTAACAGTGGACTTAGAAAATTTGTCTTATTATTAAATTTCacagtataaaaataaaatactaattTAAAACGTAAGAAAGCTTAGTAAAAACTGCTTGACAGTGCCATGGCTTTACGAATACTCTCACCACCTACCGAGTAATCGACAAGTCAATtaatatctacatgtagttTGTCCAACTCTCTTAATGTGCTCGGTATCTCTGTCCTCAgtaaattttaattgcaaaagcaATCCAAAAAATATTCATCCTTATTGTATAATTCATATGCATAATTTACTCTCCATCGAGAAACTGCGTAGTAAAAATAGCTTATATAACTTGACTTTATTTGAATTtggaaatcatttttttttacaactataGAAGTACTAGTTTATGTAATCTTAAAATCAACTGCGTTTGTAAACGAGTGTAATATTCAAGATAAGCATCATCGTTATTCAATCGATTTGAGAATTTAATTTTCCGTTTCCAAGTCTTTCAATTCACGCATCAACAATGTCATCAGCCGTCTTTTATCGTCTGCagcattttctttgttttcgcTTTTTTCGCCCTTTTTGTCTTCTTTGTTCTTGTCTTTGCTTTTTTCTTCTTCCTCATCGATTAACTCCTCACTGCTTTCATCTTCGTTGTTCTCTTCATCTTTCCCCGAACTGATTTCACCCTCTTCTTCCTCCTGCTCTTCATTTTCGTCATCCTCTTCTtgttcctcctcctcctcctctttCTCATAACCAGCATCCCCTTCTTTATTTTCCTTCCTTTCCAGGTTAAAATTGTCGACATGCTTCATATTCTCGTCTTCTTTTGCGAAGTTTTCACCGTCATAAGAAACCCCATCGCTCGTAAAGGCCCGACTTCCGGTTTCCCTGTTTTCTTCTTCCTTTGCATTCTGATTGTTCATTTCAACGTCATCATGCCTCATAAACTTTCTTTCTTGCTCAGTAAGGACCTTCAAATTTCGCCACTTCTGCTCCTTAGAGTGTTGTGCGTTTACCCGGCTAACCAAACTTAACAGTTTGTCCAGGTATGGCTGATCATCACCTGGAGGTGAACCTGGATTAATTTTCCTAGCAACAGTTGGTGAATGCAGAATCCTTCTCGCAACGGCGGGAGAATCTGGAAGATTCCTAGCAAAATTCGGCgaatctggaaaaaaattgccaaaagctttaattttaatgtgatataattatacacaaatgaTATCTATCTTATTTATCCGTACtctttttcaatacaaaatggtttattactttaaaaaatggacCAGAGGAGACTGTAAATTTCTAAGATAAATCAATCATGcagttaagtacatgtacccacATCACTTTTACATATTCACACATATGACTTAAAATATTTCAGTACATGCAGACGTGTACATATGATATACATATACTATACATACGATATATTCGTCGTTGAAATTCATTTCCGCCTTGACCGTCGTAGAGTCGAGCTTCCTGTAAAGATGTACACTTATATATtgagtgcatgtacatgtatgtaaaacaaaTACTTGTAACATTTATGCTATGTATATAAAAGACATCTTCTCGTTGCAAAACTAcagttatttttattacaactaGTTACTCCAAACTGTCAAGAAGATATATGAATTTGTGTtaattatactctgtcccgagtttttgcttccacaacttttcgcttgatatttcgataataataaatacctttgtgctcaaagtTGATTCATCAACTAACATTACATGCCGAAAAATGCcaagattatctgttttgaaacgccccctctaccgcttcaggtttcaatacacatcccaaaatagaaagtctacggggattttgcattgcatcagccattaataagcccggatgataacgttgaaaaattgcgctaggtgtcccgagtacttccgaattgagaaaagatgtaaacatttcccattatatttacatttcccagtgtctttgcctgtgataacactagctacgtatcgattttgtactatataacccataatacaaatgacgccaaattgaggcgccagcggggtttgcttatttatatttaaatatttaatcgtgcaatggcttaaaattatataaatataagtaataaggaatcattctttgaatattatgaggtgataatttcggtcggggcatgatcaaatctatcataaagcccttcgggctttattggatttgatcacgccctgatcgaaattatcacctcataatactcaaagaatgattccttattccttatataaatctccgtaagaaatttgttttccttcccgtaaacttttatgagtgaaaagggaaaattaatcaatgaagatatcttggatattttccatttcatcgatttcaactgtacttctttcacaggtatgtgtatttttattaaaaatcatgaaaaagagatggaagcaataacttgggacagactataaatgATAATCCTAAAATCGTCACAAAGTTGTTATACAGCATGATCGATggtaataaattaaatttcacaaaatatatacttttgtaaaaaccttttaaaataaTCGAAATAATATAGTGACTGACTGACTTTTCTACCCCGTTTACCTGTAGGTGCAAGCTCTCAGCGCCATGAAGCACCATTACAACTCCGACAACAGCACACAAGAAGACAGTTTTCCAAATCGCCATGTTTACTTATCACAAACGCACTGAACAGGAATCATTGCATGTTTGAAgctttatttgaaaaagaaatcaccTGTTTTGCGTcaactgaaaatgaaataaaataagacCCCTTTGTACCCTTGCATGACTAGCTTTAAGGTGTATACGTAAGAAATTTAATCTTACTCCTTCATCACCTACCTTGGTGGGGTTTGTGTACCAGTGCTACACAATTTCGCACAAGTGTAgaattttattctaaattaagTTTTATCATGAATCCATGAAGACATTTGATATTTAGTAATGCTTAACTGG
Coding sequences within it:
- the LOC128167633 gene encoding class E basic helix-loop-helix protein 22-like, which codes for MDERISKDQEKQECELDTATKGDFHHIRNDFRSFSNNLDFSQGECATQHSTDSDCGSTNIDIEENSEDSDRGFSFPSVSRRQFENLSEEYAEDQITIKHKQRRGKVEKNARLSINARERRRMHDLNDALDELRSVIPYAHSPSVRKLSKIATLLLAKNYILIQANALEEMRRMVAYMNPTATPPSACFDPLMSYNRLQGVQGLSLPPAQGRAKCTPGFDAPSNS
- the LOC128166848 gene encoding glutamic acid-rich protein-like isoform X1 encodes the protein MAIWKTVFLCAVVGVVMVLHGAESLHLQVNGEARLYDGQGGNEFQRRIYHSPNFARNLPDSPAVARRILHSPTVARKINPGSPPGDDQPYLDKLLSLVSRVNAQHSKEQKWRNLKVLTEQERKFMRHDDVEMNNQNAKEEENRETGSRAFTSDGVSYDGENFAKEDENMKHVDNFNLERKENKEGDAGYEKEEEEEEQEEDDENEEQEEEEGEISSGKDEENNEDESSEELIDEEEEKSKDKNKEDKKGEKSENKENAADDKRRLMTLLMRELKDLETEN
- the LOC128166848 gene encoding glutamic acid-rich protein-like isoform X2; translation: MAIWKTVFLCAVVGVVMVLHGAESLHLQEARLYDGQGGNEFQRRIYHSPNFARNLPDSPAVARRILHSPTVARKINPGSPPGDDQPYLDKLLSLVSRVNAQHSKEQKWRNLKVLTEQERKFMRHDDVEMNNQNAKEEENRETGSRAFTSDGVSYDGENFAKEDENMKHVDNFNLERKENKEGDAGYEKEEEEEEQEEDDENEEQEEEEGEISSGKDEENNEDESSEELIDEEEEKSKDKNKEDKKGEKSENKENAADDKRRLMTLLMRELKDLETEN